The following nucleotide sequence is from uncultured Draconibacterium sp..
AACATTACTACCACAAAATAGGTAGGCTCTAAAAAAAATGCCACCCTCCCGGATGGCATTCTACCAAAACTTAAAATCTATGGAAAAAGTGCCTTCTGCTGCTTAATCCATAAGAGTTGTAAAAATAGCGCGATTAGGTTTCTTTACGCATGCAGCAGCAAGTAGGTACTAATTTTTAATATATTTTAAGATTTAGGTTACCTGAATGTAATCAAATCAGGATAGAAGGTATTACTATTTTTTTGCCAATACTTTGTTATAGCTATTGGTTCGTTTAACTTTGCTATTTATCAAGTATTAAAAAACTACTTATCATGAACGAACAAGTAAATCAACCACAAGTGCCACCACCTAATTATTTGGTATTTGCCATTCTTACTACCCTGTTTTGTGGTAAAATTTTTGGAATAGTAGCTATTGTTTTTGCCGCGCAGGTGAATTCGCACTGGAATGCCGGAAATTACGAGGCAGCCCTGTCGG
It contains:
- a CDS encoding CD225/dispanin family protein; this translates as MNEQVNQPQVPPPNYLVFAILTTLFCGKIFGIVAIVFAAQVNSHWNAGNYEAALSASRNAKIWAWVSFAAGLAWVILAVILSIFGVLAGIMQGAFNF